In a genomic window of Pelecanus crispus isolate bPelCri1 chromosome 1, bPelCri1.pri, whole genome shotgun sequence:
- the KCNMB4 gene encoding calcium-activated potassium channel subunit beta-4 has translation MARSRAAYEYTEAEDKSMRLGFLLIAAGLLSLLGLGCCWLHPALQERGGGGFANCTVLGVRLLGERFACTFSCGVACRGTARYPCLQVLVRTSRSSAPALLHEDERQLRTNPKCSYIPPCTRDDQENSENVTYKQNYWKEKVGSQPFTCYFNRLRPDDVMLNHTHDETVLLHCFLWPLVTFLVGVLIVVLTICAKSLAVRAEAIKKKKHL, from the exons ATggcgcggagccgggcggctTACGAATACACGGAGGCGGAGGACAAAAGCATGCGGCTGGGTTTCCTCCTTATCGCCGCCGGTTTGCTTTCCCTCCTGGGCTTGGGTTGTTGCTGGCTTCATCCAGCGTTGCAGGAACGGGGCGGCGGTGGCTTCGCCAACTGCACGGTGCTGGGGGTGCGGCTGCTTGGGGAGCGCTTCGCTTGCACCTTCTCCTGCGGGGTGGCCTGCCGAGGCACTGCCCGCTACCCCTGCCTCCAGGTCCTGGTCCGCACATCCCGCTCCTCCGCGCCCGCGCTGCTCCATGAAGACGAGCGGCAGCTCCGCACCAACCCTAAG TGTTCGTACATCCCTCCCTGCACAAGAGATGATCAGGAGAACTCTGAGAATGTCACATACAAGCAGAACTACTGGAAAGAGAAAGTGGGTTCGCAACCATTTACATGCTATTTTAACCGCTTGAG GCCAGATGATGTGATGCTCAATCACACCCATGATGAGACTGTCCTCTTGCACTGCTTCCTCTGGCCTCTGGTTACGTTCCTGGTCGGAGTCCTCATCGTGGTCCTGACAATCTGTGCCAAAAGTTTGGCTGTCAGGGCAGAggcaataaaaaagaagaagcaTCTGTAA